From one Caldithrix abyssi DSM 13497 genomic stretch:
- a CDS encoding sulfotransferase family protein: MTIELPFKDVVAIHGVPRSGTSWLAQILDSSPNVRYKFQPLFSNSFKDRIHIRSSQQEMYEFLVELYHYEDEFLDRTIQKKEGIYPHFKVKKTTPEFLVMKHVRYHYLINPFLENIPQLKAVGIVRHPCAVLNSWRKAPKEFFPELNFHEQWRFAQDRNFFKPEEYFGFHRWMEAAKMFLWLQQRFPDRFFLIRYETLVRNTEQMVQQLFQFLNLEVEEQTLEFIKKSKTIHQNDTYSVFKGQINLHQWRQELDVEIVDEVYATLKESEFEQFLDE, translated from the coding sequence TTGACCATCGAATTACCATTTAAAGATGTTGTCGCTATTCATGGTGTGCCGCGCTCAGGTACTTCCTGGTTGGCACAAATTCTGGATAGTTCGCCTAACGTACGGTACAAGTTTCAGCCGTTGTTCTCTAATTCATTTAAAGATCGCATACATATCCGTAGCTCTCAGCAGGAAATGTATGAATTTTTAGTTGAGTTGTATCATTATGAAGATGAGTTTTTAGATCGAACAATTCAGAAAAAAGAGGGAATTTATCCGCACTTTAAAGTAAAAAAGACTACGCCTGAGTTTCTGGTGATGAAACATGTGCGCTATCATTACCTTATAAACCCTTTTTTGGAAAATATTCCGCAATTAAAAGCTGTTGGAATTGTGCGGCATCCTTGCGCCGTGCTAAATTCCTGGCGCAAAGCCCCCAAAGAATTTTTCCCTGAATTAAATTTTCATGAACAATGGCGCTTTGCTCAGGATAGGAACTTTTTTAAACCTGAAGAGTATTTTGGTTTTCATCGTTGGATGGAAGCTGCAAAAATGTTTTTATGGCTTCAGCAGAGATTCCCTGATAGGTTTTTCTTAATCAGATATGAAACTTTGGTACGTAACACCGAGCAAATGGTTCAGCAATTATTTCAATTCTTAAATTTAGAAGTTGAGGAACAAACACTGGAGTTTATAAAAAAGTCCAAAACGATCCATCAAAACGATACCTACAGCGTATTTAAAGGGCAAATAAATTTGCATCAATGGCGCCAGGAGTTGGATGTCGAAATTGTTGATGAAGTATATGCCACATTAAAAGAAAGTGAATTTGAACAATTCCTTGACGAATAA
- a CDS encoding nucleotidyltransferase family protein has product MENKNYENLFIPFNHTILDAIKKMDQIKRKLLIVVKDNKFYSLLSIGDIQRAIIKGIGFDNPIEKILRTKNKIKVATDNDDLATVKETMLRFRTEFMPVIDSQNNIVNVLFWDDIIGLKKTGLDEKIDLPVVIMAGGEGTRLKPLTNIIPKALVPLGEKPIIQMIIESFVEIGCNQFYISVNYKKEMIKQYFRNIKNRPYQVSYIEEQKPLGTAGSLYLLKKQINSTFFVSNCDVLIDQDYREVYKYHKENKNELTIVSALHHYEIPYGILETGNDGLLTRISEKPQITFQVNTGLYVLEPHLLEEVPPNEFFHITNLIENIKQRNGRVGVFPVSEKSWIDIGKWKAYQELFNKLG; this is encoded by the coding sequence ATGGAAAACAAAAATTATGAAAATTTGTTTATTCCTTTTAATCATACCATTCTCGACGCTATTAAAAAAATGGATCAAATAAAGCGCAAACTGCTGATTGTGGTTAAAGATAATAAATTTTACAGTCTATTAAGTATTGGCGACATTCAGCGTGCTATTATCAAGGGTATTGGTTTTGATAATCCCATAGAAAAGATATTGCGTACAAAGAATAAAATAAAGGTGGCCACAGATAATGACGATTTAGCTACCGTCAAAGAAACCATGTTGCGGTTTCGTACAGAATTCATGCCTGTTATCGATAGTCAGAATAATATTGTAAATGTTCTTTTTTGGGATGATATTATTGGTTTAAAAAAAACAGGCCTTGACGAAAAAATAGATTTACCAGTTGTAATAATGGCCGGTGGTGAGGGGACAAGATTAAAGCCGTTAACCAATATCATTCCAAAAGCTCTGGTGCCTCTTGGTGAAAAACCAATCATTCAAATGATAATTGAAAGTTTTGTTGAAATTGGGTGTAACCAATTTTATATATCAGTTAATTATAAAAAGGAAATGATCAAACAATATTTCAGAAATATTAAAAACCGTCCTTATCAAGTAAGCTACATTGAAGAACAGAAGCCATTAGGCACAGCAGGTAGTTTGTACCTGCTGAAAAAACAGATAAATTCCACATTTTTTGTTTCTAATTGTGATGTTTTAATTGACCAGGACTATCGAGAGGTTTACAAATATCATAAAGAAAATAAGAACGAATTAACCATTGTTTCTGCATTACATCATTACGAAATTCCTTACGGCATCTTGGAAACAGGTAATGACGGCTTATTAACCAGGATTAGCGAAAAACCCCAAATTACGTTTCAGGTGAATACAGGACTTTATGTATTAGAACCGCATCTACTTGAAGAGGTTCCTCCCAATGAGTTTTTTCATATAACAAATCTGATCGAGAATATTAAACAACGAAACGGTCGTGTGGGAGTCTTTCCGGTTAGTGAAAAATCATGGATTGATATTGGAAAATGGAAAGCCTACCAGGAATTGTTCAATAAACTTGGATAA
- a CDS encoding glycosyltransferase, which translates to MVKKLKILYIFTSGDFDSVNNKKWFDLFVGDPKLKILILIKDCDTEKKRKFKELYQNYFDVIYFKNLKELKKINYLQRYKYLQKISQQIDAFDPEIIHLHGLFYTYMAIPLFLLKNNPSIVLNIWGSDFNLAYRQKLKNKIILKKLMAKASLIWVNWYSMEEKIKKEFSKQADKIKTILWGVEDKLFQPPPANLREKIRKKFRIKPQEYIFLYTRGFVENSNHLNILKAIELLKTDKPVKFIFHNRNANANLESKIKEFIKANNLASKVLVSRQNLEYEEMRALYAESNVVLSLTSQEQLSRTTFEAILSDSNLIVHKNPSYRFLKDVFDFNIHLVDVHNITSIKETFEYFINQRPVPNWDFEKIVINRLFRFENKKEKYLQIYNDLIKSR; encoded by the coding sequence ATGGTAAAAAAATTAAAAATTCTTTACATATTCACCAGCGGTGATTTTGATTCTGTTAATAACAAGAAGTGGTTCGATTTGTTCGTAGGCGACCCAAAACTCAAAATTTTAATTTTAATAAAAGATTGTGACACAGAAAAAAAGAGAAAGTTTAAGGAGCTTTATCAGAATTACTTTGACGTAATCTATTTTAAAAACCTTAAGGAATTAAAAAAAATAAATTACTTACAGCGCTACAAATATCTTCAAAAAATTTCTCAACAAATTGATGCCTTTGATCCAGAGATAATACATCTCCATGGTTTATTTTATACCTATATGGCAATTCCACTCTTCTTATTAAAAAACAATCCTTCAATTGTGTTAAATATCTGGGGAAGTGATTTTAATTTAGCCTACAGGCAAAAATTAAAAAATAAAATTATATTAAAAAAGCTAATGGCAAAGGCTTCTTTAATTTGGGTGAATTGGTATTCAATGGAGGAAAAGATTAAAAAAGAATTTTCTAAGCAGGCGGATAAAATCAAAACAATCTTATGGGGCGTTGAAGATAAATTGTTTCAGCCCCCACCAGCAAACTTGAGAGAAAAGATTAGGAAAAAATTTCGAATTAAGCCGCAAGAATACATTTTTTTGTACACCAGAGGATTTGTCGAGAATTCTAATCACTTAAATATCCTAAAGGCAATTGAACTTTTAAAAACAGATAAACCAGTTAAGTTTATTTTTCATAATCGGAATGCTAATGCAAACTTAGAAAGTAAAATAAAGGAATTTATTAAAGCTAATAATTTGGCAAGCAAGGTTCTTGTATCCCGACAGAACTTAGAATATGAAGAAATGCGTGCATTATACGCCGAATCAAACGTTGTTTTATCATTGACATCGCAGGAACAGCTTTCACGTACCACTTTCGAAGCAATTTTGTCAGATTCTAATTTAATTGTCCATAAAAATCCGAGTTATCGATTTTTAAAAGATGTATTTGATTTTAATATTCACCTGGTTGATGTCCATAACATAACGAGTATAAAGGAAACATTCGAATATTTTATTAATCAGCGCCCCGTACCAAATTGGGACTTCGAAAAAATTGTAATTAATAGACTGTTCCGCTTTGAAAATAAAAAAGAAAAATATTTACAAATTTATAATGATTTAATAAAAAGTAGGTAG
- a CDS encoding flippase, with protein MRIGKNSIIYSFGNVSAKLVGFILLPIYTQYLTIADYGVLAILEITGQFLSSIFDLGLSFALNRWYWEEEFKNRQKTLFFTIFSTLVLVGSGLLILLLYFSDFLAVVLFSAGKYGLLIKLMSITVALNILSRSILNLMRIQERSTLYAVSNLARFTVNLVLTIYFVVNLEKGIAGIYLAQIVGFLVFFLFLTKYFLQNVRFKFERKVLKSMLAFGLPMVLTSIAGIILSITDRYSLKFLADLNDVGIYSFAFKISNSIKVFIGQSISWALTPVMYKMMSSKDNVRFYSKTLTYFTFILILFVFILSLYAKELIVLISRSEQYYPAYQIVPIISFAILFGLLRNITAIGINIKKKTKITALVITFVAILNIGLNILLVPSYKAMGASVATLISQILAFVLITRYSQKLYPVTYEFYKVAAIILISAGLITISFFWNEYSLLIRLTFKSVLLVLFPILLIGLKIVDVKNLSMFKENTKQ; from the coding sequence TTGCGTATTGGTAAAAATTCAATCATATATAGTTTTGGAAATGTGTCAGCAAAATTAGTCGGTTTTATTTTATTACCAATTTACACGCAATATCTAACTATTGCTGATTATGGCGTACTTGCAATACTTGAAATTACTGGACAGTTTTTAAGTTCAATTTTCGATCTGGGATTATCTTTTGCTTTAAATCGCTGGTACTGGGAAGAGGAATTTAAAAACAGACAGAAAACATTATTCTTTACAATATTTTCTACTCTTGTTCTGGTAGGAAGCGGATTGCTTATTTTATTACTCTATTTTTCAGACTTTTTAGCCGTTGTTTTATTTTCTGCTGGTAAATATGGCTTATTAATTAAGTTAATGTCAATTACGGTCGCCTTAAATATTTTAAGTCGTTCCATATTAAATCTAATGCGTATTCAAGAGCGTTCAACGCTTTATGCGGTATCAAACCTTGCTCGTTTTACGGTGAATTTGGTGCTTACAATTTATTTTGTGGTTAATTTAGAAAAGGGTATTGCAGGCATTTATTTAGCTCAAATTGTGGGTTTTCTGGTATTCTTTTTATTTTTGACGAAATATTTTCTTCAAAATGTTCGGTTTAAATTTGAGAGAAAAGTATTAAAAAGCATGTTAGCCTTTGGCTTACCAATGGTACTAACTTCAATTGCAGGCATTATATTGTCGATCACCGATCGTTACAGTCTAAAATTTTTAGCGGACTTGAATGATGTTGGGATATACTCATTTGCATTTAAAATAAGTAATAGTATCAAAGTATTTATTGGGCAATCCATTAGTTGGGCTTTAACGCCGGTCATGTATAAAATGATGTCGAGTAAAGACAATGTTCGATTTTATTCAAAGACACTTACGTATTTTACATTTATTTTAATTTTATTTGTATTTATTTTGTCCTTATATGCAAAAGAATTGATTGTTCTGATTTCTCGCTCAGAACAATATTATCCTGCATATCAAATTGTACCAATAATCTCTTTTGCTATACTTTTCGGTTTGCTCCGAAATATTACAGCGATTGGAATTAATATTAAGAAAAAAACAAAAATTACAGCCCTGGTTATCACTTTTGTGGCAATTCTAAACATTGGTTTAAATATTCTGTTGGTCCCGTCATATAAGGCAATGGGCGCAAGTGTTGCAACGTTGATTTCTCAAATTTTGGCATTTGTTCTGATTACGCGCTATTCGCAAAAATTGTATCCTGTTACTTATGAATTTTACAAAGTGGCCGCAATTATTCTAATAAGCGCAGGATTGATAACAATTTCGTTTTTCTGGAATGAATATTCATTGCTAATTCGTCTTACGTTTAAATCCGTGTTACTTGTACTATTCCCTATTTTGCTGATAGGATTGAAAATTGTCGACGTAAAAAATTTATCAATGTTTAAAGAGAACACAAAACAATAA
- a CDS encoding LamG domain-containing protein has product MRQAPREVSAIEGILANEQDTLRFQFTIADSYAVAEVNGIPTGSWTLTVNALDADGTVIYSGSTTVYIAPGIITPVYLQLNPVSGSLRIIVTWGDTHPDLIAYFPFDGHLNDQSAFQNNALDHGGVTFVPGKFGQAVNFDGIDDYLEIPHLDIYNLDEKTIAFWFYKNNDYIRETPGWMDNEGLIFKSFDTSLKRDFSFLIQSQTPPFNFKFNVYDNSDSLTFLTVYESILPKTWYHIVGVISKYTVRLYLNGKLVKDANFSGKLYHNEAPIILGVVPPPGSYPSRFFNGKIDDFVILGYALSSQEVIDIYQNGFQN; this is encoded by the coding sequence ATGCGACAAGCCCCCCGTGAAGTTTCCGCCATTGAAGGCATATTAGCCAACGAGCAGGACACGCTTCGTTTTCAATTTACCATTGCCGACAGCTACGCCGTTGCCGAAGTTAATGGCATTCCAACCGGTTCCTGGACATTAACCGTAAATGCTCTGGATGCTGATGGAACTGTCATCTACAGCGGTAGCACCACCGTTTACATTGCGCCTGGAATCATTACCCCGGTTTACTTACAACTGAATCCAGTGAGCGGTTCGTTGCGGATCATAGTAACCTGGGGCGACACCCATCCAGATTTGATTGCCTACTTTCCTTTTGATGGGCATTTAAACGACCAGAGCGCTTTTCAAAACAATGCGCTGGATCATGGGGGCGTGACCTTTGTACCGGGCAAATTTGGCCAGGCTGTCAACTTTGATGGCATTGACGACTATCTTGAAATTCCGCACCTTGACATATACAATCTGGACGAAAAAACCATTGCTTTCTGGTTTTACAAGAATAATGATTACATTCGCGAGACGCCGGGTTGGATGGATAATGAGGGATTAATTTTCAAATCATTTGATACCAGTTTAAAAAGAGATTTCAGCTTTCTAATTCAAAGCCAAACGCCACCGTTTAATTTTAAATTTAACGTTTACGATAACAGCGATTCGTTAACGTTTCTAACGGTTTATGAAAGCATTTTACCAAAAACCTGGTATCATATTGTCGGTGTTATCTCCAAATATACTGTTAGGCTTTATCTTAACGGAAAATTAGTGAAAGATGCTAACTTTTCCGGAAAACTTTATCATAATGAAGCGCCAATAATTTTGGGAGTGGTACCACCACCTGGCAGTTATCCCTCACGCTTTTTCAACGGTAAAATAGATGACTTTGTAATATTGGGTTATGCCCTCTCCTCTCAAGAAGTTATTGATATTTATCAGAATGGATTTCAAAATTAA
- a CDS encoding TolB family protein — MKRFSSLVILVFLFLTFCSKMTTNTDHPVNFEAGQLSLTIDMKKAPAEVAYLKGFLARADHDTIFFDFEIVDGLAYATINEVENGEWYLQVDAYDGSGNRKYSGSVYVFVEAGKITPVFLNLVKIFGGIDITVSWGGVPQNMMLLMALNASDNWRILLMKEDGSKIFDLIDGRYPMWINDQRDKFMFLRNGDELCEFDLSTHNVKFIASLGVNANFLFYSRPLNRILFDYKYFGDYSYLWQLASVNVDGQDFHTILSDTSKKKYPATPPNSDWIYYHVNHNGRFQIYRIKHDGSQNQPVIAGDFHCEFPSFNRSGQQMVYTKISLDSSYKAVVIHNLTTHQEQEIDVSQLGQPTYPAFSYDGADVIFSVIVGPEHKDRQLFRFNTNTNNLTQITAGREYFWYARPVFW, encoded by the coding sequence ATGAAACGTTTTTCCTCGTTGGTGATTCTCGTTTTTTTATTTTTGACCTTTTGTTCTAAAATGACCACCAACACCGACCATCCGGTTAATTTTGAAGCCGGCCAGCTATCGCTAACGATCGACATGAAAAAGGCGCCTGCAGAGGTGGCCTATTTAAAAGGTTTTTTAGCCAGAGCCGACCACGATACGATCTTTTTTGATTTTGAGATTGTGGACGGGCTGGCTTATGCAACCATTAATGAGGTCGAAAACGGGGAATGGTATTTGCAAGTGGATGCTTATGATGGGAGCGGCAATCGAAAATATTCTGGCTCGGTTTATGTTTTTGTAGAAGCGGGTAAAATTACGCCTGTATTTCTAAACCTGGTAAAAATATTCGGAGGAATTGACATAACCGTAAGCTGGGGCGGCGTTCCGCAAAACATGATGCTTTTAATGGCCCTCAATGCTTCCGACAACTGGCGCATTTTACTCATGAAGGAAGATGGTTCTAAAATTTTCGATTTGATTGACGGACGATATCCCATGTGGATTAACGACCAACGTGATAAATTTATGTTTTTAAGAAACGGGGATGAACTTTGCGAATTTGATTTATCCACGCATAACGTAAAGTTTATTGCTTCTCTGGGAGTCAATGCCAATTTTCTTTTCTATTCTCGTCCGTTAAACCGCATTTTATTCGACTACAAATATTTTGGCGATTATTCCTATCTCTGGCAGTTGGCTTCGGTTAATGTTGATGGTCAGGATTTCCACACCATCCTGAGTGACACGAGTAAAAAGAAATATCCGGCTACTCCTCCCAACTCCGACTGGATTTACTATCATGTAAACCACAATGGCAGATTTCAAATTTACCGCATCAAACATGATGGGAGCCAGAATCAACCGGTTATTGCTGGTGATTTTCACTGCGAATTTCCTTCATTTAACCGTAGCGGACAACAGATGGTTTACACGAAAATTTCTTTAGATTCTTCCTACAAGGCCGTGGTCATTCACAATCTGACCACCCATCAGGAACAAGAAATCGATGTCAGTCAACTGGGGCAACCGACCTATCCTGCGTTCTCGTATGACGGAGCCGACGTTATTTTTTCTGTGATCGTAGGACCGGAACATAAAGACAGACAACTTTTTCGTTTTAATACGAATACAAATAATTTAACACAAATTACAGCCGGTCGTGAATATTTCTGGTATGCCCGGCCCGTTTTCTGGTAA
- a CDS encoding DegT/DnrJ/EryC1/StrS family aminotransferase, whose translation MQVPLLDLKAQYRTIKHEIDPVVQEVIESQYFILGPKVAEFEEAVANYCQANYALGVSSGTDALLIALMAIDIQPGDEVITTTYSFFATAGSIARLHAKPVFVDIDPQTFNIDPAKIEDKITEKTRAIIPVHLYGQMADMDPIMEIARKHNLYVIEDAAQAIGSEYVDGRRAGSIGHIGCFSFFPSKNLGGFGDGGLVTTNDEKLYEKLKYLRNHGAHPKYYHKMIGGNFRLDALQAAVLNVKLKHLDEWTAGRQKNADFYDQGIEQRALQKYVTPPVRKEGYRHIFNQYILRAQKRDELVQYLKEHQIGCEIYYPVTFNNQECFKYLGYGKGDFPLAEKAADETLAIPIYPELTDDQKNYVLDTILNFYK comes from the coding sequence ATGCAGGTACCATTATTAGATTTAAAGGCACAGTATCGAACGATTAAGCACGAAATTGATCCGGTGGTGCAGGAGGTTATCGAATCGCAATATTTTATTCTGGGGCCAAAGGTTGCCGAATTCGAAGAAGCCGTTGCCAATTATTGCCAGGCTAACTATGCGCTCGGCGTTTCTTCCGGTACGGACGCCCTGTTAATCGCTTTAATGGCCATTGACATTCAGCCTGGCGACGAGGTTATTACCACCACCTATTCCTTTTTTGCCACGGCCGGTTCCATTGCCCGTCTGCACGCTAAACCAGTTTTTGTTGATATTGATCCCCAAACCTTCAACATCGATCCGGCAAAAATTGAAGATAAAATCACCGAAAAGACCAGGGCCATCATTCCCGTTCATCTGTACGGGCAAATGGCGGACATGGATCCGATCATGGAAATCGCCCGCAAGCACAATCTTTACGTTATCGAAGACGCGGCGCAGGCCATCGGCAGCGAATACGTTGACGGCCGGCGCGCCGGCTCGATCGGGCACATCGGCTGCTTTTCCTTTTTCCCCAGTAAAAACCTGGGCGGCTTTGGCGACGGCGGATTGGTGACCACCAATGATGAAAAATTGTACGAAAAGTTGAAGTATTTGCGTAATCACGGCGCGCACCCCAAATACTACCACAAAATGATCGGCGGAAATTTTCGCCTGGATGCCCTGCAGGCTGCCGTGCTTAACGTTAAGCTAAAACATCTGGATGAATGGACCGCAGGACGGCAGAAAAATGCGGATTTTTACGACCAGGGAATCGAACAACGAGCCTTGCAAAAATATGTAACCCCGCCTGTGCGCAAAGAGGGCTACCGGCACATCTTTAATCAGTATATTCTGCGCGCGCAAAAAAGGGATGAATTAGTACAGTACTTAAAAGAGCATCAGATCGGTTGTGAAATTTATTATCCGGTAACCTTTAATAATCAGGAATGTTTTAAATATTTAGGCTACGGAAAAGGCGATTTCCCTCTTGCAGAAAAAGCGGCGGACGAGACCCTGGCCATTCCCATTTATCCTGAATTAACTGACGACCAGAAAAACTATGTACTGGATACGATTTTAAATTTTTACAAGTAA
- a CDS encoding response regulator, with amino-acid sequence MAASKIPLNILLIDDEFMVLELASEILTYLGHKVLVANSGSDGLKIFLDKKDEIDLIIVDLLMPDMNGKEFYEKIRAVDSDVPIIISSGISETKEKKALKELDIFDVLEKPYTVPQLEELINRVSKLMK; translated from the coding sequence TTGGCTGCTTCTAAGATACCATTGAATATTCTGCTGATTGACGACGAATTTATGGTGCTTGAATTGGCCTCAGAAATTTTAACTTATTTGGGGCATAAAGTACTTGTCGCTAACTCTGGATCGGACGGCTTGAAAATCTTCCTGGACAAAAAAGATGAGATCGATTTAATCATTGTCGATTTACTCATGCCAGACATGAATGGCAAAGAATTTTATGAAAAAATCCGCGCCGTTGACTCTGATGTGCCCATTATTATTTCTTCGGGGATTTCCGAGACTAAAGAGAAGAAAGCCCTTAAAGAATTGGATATTTTTGACGTTCTGGAAAAACCTTACACCGTGCCGCAGCTGGAAGAATTGATAAACAGAGTAAGTAAGCTGATGAAGTAA
- a CDS encoding glycine--tRNA ligase gives MDKLVSLAKRRGFIFQSSEIYGGINSCYDYGPLGVEMKKNIKELWWKSMVYERDDIEGLDASILMHPKVWEASGHVAGFSDPLVDCKVCKTRFRADQVDLEKPCPVCGNRDSFTEIRQFNLMFKTFMGPVEDSANVVFLRPETAQGIYVNFHNVREAARKKLPFGIAQIGKAFRNEITPGNFIFRTREFEQMEMQYFVKPGEDEKWFEYWKEQRMKWYQRLGLKQEKLRFHQHAPDELAHYAKAAFDIEYEFPFGWNEIEGIHNRTDFDLSRHQEFSGKDLRYFDDQTKERFIPYIIETSVGCDRTLLTCLVDAYTEEEERVVLKLAPAIAPIKAAVLPLVKRDGMPEIAKQIVDDLRGDYRIFYDDAGSIGRRYRRMDEAGTPFCVTVDSQTLEDQTVTVRERDSMQQERVHIKEVKTYLDERLKA, from the coding sequence ATGGATAAACTGGTTTCACTGGCAAAACGCCGCGGATTTATTTTCCAGAGCAGCGAAATTTACGGCGGTATTAATTCCTGCTATGACTACGGTCCTCTGGGCGTGGAAATGAAAAAAAACATCAAAGAGTTGTGGTGGAAATCGATGGTTTACGAACGAGATGACATCGAAGGACTGGACGCCAGCATCTTAATGCATCCCAAAGTGTGGGAAGCATCGGGCCATGTGGCCGGTTTTTCCGATCCGCTGGTTGACTGCAAGGTTTGTAAAACGCGTTTTCGGGCCGATCAGGTCGATCTGGAAAAGCCCTGCCCGGTGTGCGGCAACCGCGACTCTTTTACCGAAATCCGCCAGTTCAATTTGATGTTCAAAACGTTTATGGGGCCGGTGGAAGATTCGGCTAATGTGGTTTTTTTGCGCCCGGAAACGGCCCAGGGTATTTACGTCAATTTTCATAATGTGCGCGAAGCCGCCCGCAAAAAACTGCCCTTTGGCATTGCGCAGATCGGCAAGGCGTTCCGTAATGAAATCACGCCCGGAAACTTCATCTTCCGCACCCGTGAATTTGAACAAATGGAAATGCAGTATTTCGTAAAACCTGGCGAAGACGAAAAATGGTTCGAATACTGGAAAGAGCAACGTATGAAATGGTACCAGCGGCTGGGATTAAAGCAGGAAAAATTACGCTTCCATCAGCACGCGCCCGATGAACTGGCGCACTACGCCAAGGCCGCCTTTGACATTGAGTACGAATTCCCCTTCGGCTGGAACGAAATCGAAGGCATTCATAACCGTACCGATTTCGATTTAAGCCGCCATCAGGAATTTTCGGGCAAAGACCTGCGCTATTTTGACGACCAGACCAAAGAGCGGTTTATTCCTTACATCATTGAAACCTCCGTGGGCTGTGACCGCACTCTGCTGACCTGCCTGGTGGACGCTTACACCGAAGAAGAAGAGCGCGTGGTATTGAAGCTGGCGCCGGCCATCGCCCCCATTAAAGCGGCGGTGCTGCCCCTGGTTAAACGCGACGGCATGCCCGAAATCGCCAAGCAAATTGTAGATGACCTACGCGGCGATTATCGTATTTTTTATGACGACGCCGGCTCCATCGGGCGACGCTACCGAAGAATGGATGAAGCCGGAACGCCCTTCTGTGTGACGGTCGATTCTCAAACTCTGGAAGACCAGACCGTTACGGTTCGCGAACGCGATTCCATGCAGCAGGAACGCGTACATATCAAAGAAGTTAAAACCTACCTCGACGAGAGATTAAAAGCTTAA
- the recO gene encoding DNA repair protein RecO, with protein MSELIKSRALVLQSIRWHETSKIVTLYTKELGLIKAIARGVYRKNSVLAGRLETLNLVQVVIAQKETRDLQIITSADLLDPFSELKADLKRLPYALAILEMIQKVLQAGQKDEIFFDFLEQMIRSVSLARQPLIVFWYFLLKFSSYLGFKPDFSACFFCHKKNFKQGAFFLLKKGGLVCMACADSSFQNLRLNENDISFLQRLQQYPYRRIHELTTDFGFSVDFTAMLLQYLNIHVGHRLKLESLNLIA; from the coding sequence ATGTCGGAACTGATCAAAAGCAGAGCATTGGTGCTACAGTCCATTCGCTGGCATGAAACGAGTAAAATCGTCACGCTGTACACAAAAGAATTAGGGCTGATCAAAGCCATCGCGCGTGGTGTTTACCGCAAAAACAGCGTTCTGGCCGGCCGACTGGAGACCTTGAACCTGGTTCAGGTTGTAATTGCTCAAAAGGAAACGCGCGATCTGCAAATTATTACCTCGGCCGATTTGCTGGATCCTTTTTCGGAGCTGAAGGCTGATCTTAAGCGTCTGCCCTACGCTCTGGCCATTCTGGAAATGATTCAAAAAGTTCTGCAAGCCGGGCAAAAGGACGAAATCTTTTTCGATTTTCTTGAACAAATGATCCGCTCCGTCTCGCTTGCCAGACAACCGCTCATTGTGTTCTGGTATTTTTTGCTTAAGTTCTCTTCATATCTTGGGTTTAAACCTGATTTTAGCGCCTGCTTTTTCTGCCATAAAAAGAACTTTAAACAGGGGGCGTTTTTTTTGCTTAAAAAAGGCGGTCTGGTATGCATGGCCTGCGCCGACTCATCGTTTCAGAATCTGAGATTAAATGAAAACGACATCAGCTTTTTACAAAGGCTTCAGCAATATCCTTACAGAAGAATCCACGAATTGACCACCGACTTCGGTTTTAGCGTGGATTTCACGGCCATGCTCTTGCAATATTTGAATATCCATGTGGGACACCGGCTAAAACTGGAATCTTTAAATTTAATCGCCTGA